A segment of the Sphingopyxis sp. OAS728 genome:
TTGCGATCCTGTTTATTGGATATACCGCACTTCAGGGCGGGGTCGGCGCGCTCTTCGGCCGCGCCATAGGGGCGGGCTGATGCGCACATGGTGGACGATGCTCGGCGGCCTCGTCATTTGGGCGGCACATTTCTTCGCGCTTTACGTGATCGGCGAATTTGTCGGCACAGGCGGCGGGGCGCGAGCTGCCGTCGTGCTTTTTACGCTCGCGGCCTTGGCAGGACTTTGCCTCCTGGTCTGGTTGGGACGGAGGACCGGGGCAGACAAGCTTCGAGGCTGGGGTCGGTCTCTCGGCGCCTCCGCCATAACACTCACGGCTCTCGCGGTTGTCTGGCAAGCCTTGCCGGCGTTTTTGAGCCAGTAGAGACAATAGGAAGGGTGTTCGTGTCGCAGCTTGAGGACCATGACAGGTTGACGCGGGTCCTGTCGGGGTCGGCACGAGTGGGTCGCGTTGGCATGCCGGAGGTCGTTATCGTCCATCGACGGTTGAGGCCGAATCCGGTGCCGAAAACGACCGGAAATTGACGCTCGATTTCGACCGCGATTTCGCCGATAGAACAGTGAATTCGAACTTTGGTTTATCGGCACTTTTAGAATATGTGGGAGGATATGTGGGAGGGTGGCAGAAAAAACCCGAAAATAATCAACAATTTCATATGTTAGAGAGCCGGTTCGACACAAGCCCTGGAAGACCGTCTATGGGAAATCCCCGCCGATCACATGAAGCGAGGCAAGGCCCACATGGTACCACTGTCTGATGCGGCTCTGGCGGTGCTGGCAAAGGCGAACACTTTCCGCCTGCCGGACACGGGCGTCGTCTTTCCCGGTTCGGCTGGCAAACCGCTGTCTGACATGACCCTGCTTAAAGTGCTGCGCGATATGGCCGAGCCGTTTCACGTTCATGGTTTTCGCTCCACCTTCACCGATTGGGCAGCCAACGAAGACTTCGCTGATGCCGTGGTGGAGGCAGCCTTGGCGCACAAGACGCCCGATGCCGTTCAGGCCGCCTATCGCCGCACAACTTATCTCGGCACCGCGGATCAGCCGGGCGCTCGCGTCAAACTTATGGATGCATGGGGCAGCTTTTGCATCGGCGGCGCTGTTGCCTAAGACAAGGTTGCGCCAATGCCTGACGAAAAAGCAGACTAGCGGCGTTCACCCTCATCGATGCGAACGAGAAAATCGCGGATAAGCGTCACGACTTCATCGAGGTTGGTTTCGAGCAGCCAATGCCCGCCGTCGAGAAGATGAAGCTCCGCTTCGGGAAGGTCCCGCAAATAAGCGCGCGCAGATGTCTCGGGCATGTAGAAGTCTTGCGGACCCCATATGATAAGCGTCCGAGGCTTGTGGGTGCCGAGATAGCGGCGGTGCTCTGGAAACCAGTCACGGTTGGTCTTGAGGCCTGCAATAAGGTCGACGACTATTTCGCGCCGATCGGGTGTCATCAGCGACCAATGCAATTTCCAGAGGTCGGGTGGGATGCGGTCTCTAAGTTCAGGCCCCAAATCGTTGAGAAACTCCTCGCGGAACGTCGCCTCGTTGATGGACTTTTCAATTTCGGCGCGCATCTCGGCATCGGGCAGCGCCCAGCTCTTCTCTATACCGGCATATTTGGGACCAAGCGCATCCGCATAGGGGATGTCGCCATTCTGGATGATCTGCGCAGCGACGCGACCCGGATTCATGATCGCCAGCCGGGCACCGATCGGCGAGCCGAAGTCATGCAGATAGAGAGTGAAGCGTTCGACGCCCATGGCCCGCACAAAGCCATCGAGAAAGGCGGCATATCCGTCGAAGCTATAGTCGAAATCCTCCGGCGTCGCGCTGTAGCCCATGCCGGGATAATCGGGCGCCAGCGTCCGCCAGCGATCGGCAAGGCGGGGCATCAGGTTTCGAAACTCGAAGGATGAACAGGGATAGCCGTGCGGTAGCAGGAGCACAGGAGCATCTGGAGCGCCTGCCTCACGGTAGAAGATATCTACGCCGTCGACATCGATGTGGCGGTGATGGACGGCAGTCATAAGAACACCTTTCAGCTGTCCCCGCCTGTCTGGAGAATGCCGTGGCAGCACGTTCCGATCCTTGGCCGGGCGGGTGGATCCGGCGAGCCGGTGTGCTTCCGCGACGATGTCGTATCGCAGTCAGCTAAACGAGGTCACCCGCCGCAACGACCGGGATCGGTGGGCGTTGACGGCTTGTAGGGGATAATGGAGCCCGCATGTCCAAGCTCAACCGGAAATGGATCGTCCAGCCGCACGGCGACCTCGTCGAGGTCGATACCGGGATCCTGACCGTGGAGGGGACTATCGTGATGCCGCTCGGCGGCGCATGACGATCGTTGCCCTCGCCGGCGACGGAACCCTTGTTTGGAGCCCGATTCCGCTGCGCGAATCTGAAATGGCGAAAGTCGAGGCGCTTGGGCCCCCGCGGTTCTTGATCGTCCCCAATGCCGGACATCGTCTCGATCTGTCAGCCTGGAAGACGCGCTATCCGAACGCCAGAGTGATCGCGCCGCCGAGCGCGCGGGAGGCGGTCAAAGAAGCCGCGCCGGTCGAGGCATCCGGCGATATCATGGACGATCCGGCGCTGCGCCTCGGGCTGGTCGCGGGAACGAAGGAAGATGAGTTTGCACTAACGGTCGAGCGCAACGGGGACGTGACGCTCCTGCTCAACGATATTCTCTCGAACGTCCGTCACCCTGAGGGACTGGGGGCCAATATCATGGCGCGATTGTTCGCTTTCGGCGTGAAGCGCCCGCGGACCTCGCGAACCGTCCGCCACATCTTTGTCGATGAACCCGCGGTTGTTGCTGCACAGTTCAGGCAATGGGCCGGCATCCGCGGGCTGAAGCGCATCATCGTCTCGCACGGCGACGTCATTGAGACCTCTCCCGAGGCCGCGCTGCTGCGCGCAGCCGAAGATTTCGGCTGAACCAGCCGGGGCTTATTTATCGCGCGGCTCCTTGAGCTGAATTCCCGCGATCACCTGCTTGCCGGCGCGCTTGGCGCGGACGGCTTCGAGCAGAGTGCGCGCGGCGTTGCGCACTTCCTCCTGGACGGCCTCATCCTTGTCGAGCGCTTCATGGCTCGTCGCATAGGGTTCGAAATAGCCGATATAGCGATCGAGTTCGGCGCGTGGTCCTGCCGGCGCGAGCGATAGCGTCGCCATCCAGTCGGCGAGGCTGCGCCGGACATTTTTCGCCCCCTCGGTATCACCATGGACGACGATGGCGAACTGGCGGCCTTCGAGCGGCCGCGGATAATCCCAGCCCTCAAGTTCGATCGCTTTTGCGAGTTTCGCATCCTTCCCCTGCGTTCGGGTCGGATCGGGATTGCCGCCGTCCATGCAGACCATGCGGTCCATCATGAGCTTGAGGGGCGATGTCGCCATATACCAATTGACCGGCGTGATCAGAAAGATGCCGTGGGCGCGGATCCACATCGGGTAGATGTCGTTCATCCAGTCCTGCGTCTGACCGAGCGAATGATTGGGATAGCAACTGCAAGGGAAGTGGCAGAGCGGCGCGGCTGTCGAAAAACAGGCTTTGCAGGGGTGTATGTTCCGGCCATATTCCGACGCCAACCGGCTGAGATCGAGCGTTTCGACCCGTGTGTCGGGCTGTCCGAGCACCTCGCCTGCGATTTCGGCAAGACGCCAGCTTTTCGACATTTCGCCGGGACATGTATGCTCCGATCGCGACGAGCCATTGATGACAAGGACGCGGCAGATGCCGTCGGCACGCTCATATTCGCTGCGCGCAGCCGCGATCGCATCATATGCCGCGAGCCAGTCGACTGACAGGTCGTAATCGGCGTCGGCGAAGCTTGGCCCCGCTTTGACGGTCTGCGGGCTCTTACGCTTCTCGCGATAGGCATCCCAGGCAACTGCGGCGATCTCGCCGATTTGGGTACGTAAGCTGTCATATCCAGGGTCGCGGAATTGTTCGATATAGCGCCGCTTGAACTCTTCTTCGCCGAGCTTTGGGCTGGGCATGCCCTTGCGAGGAGATGGCGGCGTCTTTTCCATGAAGACCAAACGGTCGGGAGCGAAGCGGGTTGCCTCCGCTGGACCGCTCGCGGGAGAGGCACTTTACTCGCCAAAGGTGACACGGCCTTCGCTATCGATCGACCACGCCGGATTCCACGCGATTTCCCATGCATGCCCGTCGGGGTCGGCGCCATAACCGCGATAGCCGCCATGTTCGGGAGCATCGGCCTCGCGCAGGACGCGCCCGCCGTTCGCGACTAGCTGCGCCATCGCAGCTCTTACTTCGTCCGGCGAAGCTACGTTGTGGGCGAGCGCGAATGCTGCGCCGCCCTCGGCCGCAGTAAGGCGCATATCGTCCTCAAGCGATCTTTTGAGCCACGTCCCGAGCATCAGTCCGTTCATCTGATAGAAGATGATCTCGTCATTCTCGAATACCGGTGACCAGCCGAAGCCCTCGGCGTAGAAGCGGCGGGATTTTGCGATATTCGCTATACCGAGCGTGACGACCGAGATTTGCTGTTGCATGGGACGCCTTCAAATTCTCAAGCACGATGGGCCTGGCTCGACCGACGGCGCAGAGGAAGTTGCGCCTGGCCATCGGCCGAGTCTTTTGAATGTCGGTCAGCGGCGGACTCGTGCCCGTGTTTCGAGATCGACGATCCGGCGTTCGAGATAGCTACGGTCGTCGCTAGAAGGCGACGTTCGGCCGTATGCCGCCTCGAGCCGCGTAATGTCGCCAAGCTCGACGCGAAGCTGCACCTGCGCGCTGGAGCTCAGTCCGCTCGATCCCAAGGCACGTTCGATATTCGCAAGCCGGGTGCGATTGTCGAGGACCGGAGCGCTGCCGCCATAGCCGGTATCGCCGACACGCGCATCGAGGGCATCGAGACGGCTGTCAAGATCGTCCTGTTCGCGCTCGCTGATCCCGTCTCGGGCATAGGTGACTTCGGTCTGGATCAGGCTTGCGTAATCGCGCTTCAGGCGCGACGCCTCGGTCCGGCTGATCTTGCGCGAGGCAGCTGCCGCGTCGACACGGCGCTCGAACTCCGCGCGGCCCTCTGCGACAGACAGGCGGTTCGAGCTTCCCTCGTCGGCGTAGCCGCCCTCGCTGAGGGCCTGGGTGAGCGCGCCATAGCGATCGCCAAGCTCGGTTCGCTCCTGTGTCGTAAAGCGATTATCCGACCCGTATCGAGCCTCAAGATCGACGAGTTTGTCATATTCCGCCTTGAGGCGCACGCCATTCGCATTGGTAAGCGCTCCTGATCGTACGTCGGTATCGATCCGGCTGTGAAACTGGGTGCGCTGCGTTGCGAGCGGCTTGCGGCCGCGCGCCCATTGTCCTTCGATCGAAGCGGATGCGCCTAGCCGGTCACCGAACAGCGCCCCGATGATGTCCCCCAGTCGATTTTCCTGCGCATCCTTGCTGGGCTCGGACGTTGTGCTTTGGGCTAGCAGTGGCGTGGCCGTTAGGAGGAGTGCGCTGGCGCTCACTGCGCCCAGGCTCTTGATCGCGAACATCGGGAATTCCTTTCTGAGGTTGAACGAATGCGCGGAAGCTTCGTGAGTGAATCACTCAGGAATTTGAGGCGAGGACCGGCTCGAGTGAGGTCCCGCGTTTGGCGACCAGTTCGACGTCGGCCGGATCGGATTCAGCGGCCATCTCGCGTGACGACAGTTCGACGCGATCCGAGGCTATGCCGCGATCCTTGAGAAAAGCGGCAAGTGTCTCGCGCCGCCGCTGCGCAAGAGCAAAGTTTGGCGCGGCGTCTCTTT
Coding sequences within it:
- a CDS encoding tyrosine-type recombinase/integrase, with the protein product MEDRLWEIPADHMKRGKAHMVPLSDAALAVLAKANTFRLPDTGVVFPGSAGKPLSDMTLLKVLRDMAEPFHVHGFRSTFTDWAANEDFADAVVEAALAHKTPDAVQAAYRRTTYLGTADQPGARVKLMDAWGSFCIGGAVA
- a CDS encoding alpha/beta fold hydrolase — encoded protein: MTAVHHRHIDVDGVDIFYREAGAPDAPVLLLPHGYPCSSFEFRNLMPRLADRWRTLAPDYPGMGYSATPEDFDYSFDGYAAFLDGFVRAMGVERFTLYLHDFGSPIGARLAIMNPGRVAAQIIQNGDIPYADALGPKYAGIEKSWALPDAEMRAEIEKSINEATFREEFLNDLGPELRDRIPPDLWKLHWSLMTPDRREIVVDLIAGLKTNRDWFPEHRRYLGTHKPRTLIIWGPQDFYMPETSARAYLRDLPEAELHLLDGGHWLLETNLDEVVTLIRDFLVRIDEGERR
- a CDS encoding flavodoxin family protein, coding for MPSPKLGEEEFKRRYIEQFRDPGYDSLRTQIGEIAAVAWDAYREKRKSPQTVKAGPSFADADYDLSVDWLAAYDAIAAARSEYERADGICRVLVINGSSRSEHTCPGEMSKSWRLAEIAGEVLGQPDTRVETLDLSRLASEYGRNIHPCKACFSTAAPLCHFPCSCYPNHSLGQTQDWMNDIYPMWIRAHGIFLITPVNWYMATSPLKLMMDRMVCMDGGNPDPTRTQGKDAKLAKAIELEGWDYPRPLEGRQFAIVVHGDTEGAKNVRRSLADWMATLSLAPAGPRAELDRYIGYFEPYATSHEALDKDEAVQEEVRNAARTLLEAVRAKRAGKQVIAGIQLKEPRDK
- a CDS encoding VOC family protein, translated to MQQQISVVTLGIANIAKSRRFYAEGFGWSPVFENDEIIFYQMNGLMLGTWLKRSLEDDMRLTAAEGGAAFALAHNVASPDEVRAAMAQLVANGGRVLREADAPEHGGYRGYGADPDGHAWEIAWNPAWSIDSEGRVTFGE